Proteins from one Mesorhizobium sp. M9A.F.Ca.ET.002.03.1.2 genomic window:
- a CDS encoding ABC transporter substrate-binding protein: MRTILTCAAFVLALGSAPAFAQSGEITIWSWNVAASSLKATIEGFNKQFPNVKVTVQDLGNQPTYDKSIAGCAAGGEGLPDIVTVENGEAENYWSQFPDCFVDLHTLGYTAEDQAKFPDFKRTELEVEDKAYAMPWDSGPVAMFYRRDFYEKAGVDPTSIKTWDDFIGAGKKIQDANPGVTMTNADFNGDSEFFRMIANEQGCAYFAADGQSIIVNQPACVASMTKIKEMKDAGIISSADWSTKITNNTAGKVASQMYGGWFEGTIRTESPDGSGKWGVYLMPSLTADGPRAANLGGSSLAITSVSDNKEAAYAYLKYSLATNEGQIAMLKGFGLVPSLISALDDPYVSEGLPYWGGQAVWKDILGTLPKVVPSRGTPFQSDAEIIVRSVQTKYLGGGYPDAKAALDDAASQIASATGLPIEE, translated from the coding sequence ATGCGCACCATATTGACTTGCGCCGCGTTCGTGCTTGCCCTGGGCTCAGCCCCGGCCTTTGCGCAATCCGGCGAAATCACGATCTGGAGCTGGAACGTCGCCGCTTCGTCGCTGAAGGCCACCATAGAAGGCTTCAACAAGCAATTCCCGAACGTCAAGGTCACGGTCCAGGATCTCGGCAACCAACCGACCTACGACAAGTCGATCGCCGGCTGCGCCGCCGGCGGCGAGGGGCTGCCTGATATCGTGACGGTCGAGAACGGCGAAGCCGAGAACTACTGGAGCCAGTTCCCGGACTGCTTCGTCGACCTTCACACGCTGGGCTATACAGCCGAAGACCAGGCAAAATTCCCCGATTTCAAGCGCACCGAGCTCGAAGTGGAAGACAAGGCCTATGCGATGCCGTGGGATTCCGGCCCGGTGGCGATGTTCTACCGCCGCGACTTCTACGAAAAGGCCGGCGTCGACCCCACCTCGATCAAGACCTGGGATGATTTCATCGGCGCCGGCAAGAAGATCCAGGACGCCAATCCCGGCGTGACGATGACCAATGCCGATTTCAACGGCGATTCCGAATTCTTCCGGATGATCGCCAACGAGCAGGGCTGCGCCTATTTCGCCGCCGACGGGCAGTCGATCATCGTCAACCAGCCGGCCTGCGTGGCGTCGATGACCAAGATCAAGGAGATGAAGGACGCCGGCATCATTTCCTCCGCCGACTGGAGCACCAAGATCACCAACAACACCGCCGGCAAGGTCGCCAGCCAGATGTATGGCGGCTGGTTCGAGGGCACCATACGCACCGAATCGCCCGACGGCAGCGGCAAATGGGGCGTCTACCTGATGCCGAGCCTCACTGCCGACGGCCCGCGCGCCGCCAATCTCGGCGGCTCCTCGCTCGCCATCACCTCGGTATCCGACAACAAGGAGGCCGCCTACGCCTACCTGAAATACTCGCTCGCGACCAACGAGGGCCAGATAGCGATGCTGAAGGGATTCGGCCTCGTGCCGTCGCTGATCTCGGCGCTTGATGACCCCTATGTCTCCGAAGGTCTGCCTTATTGGGGCGGCCAGGCAGTGTGGAAGGACATCCTCGGCACCTTGCCCAAGGTCGTCCCGAGCCGCGGCACGCCGTTCCAGAGCGACGCGGAAATCATCGTCCGTTCGGTTCAGACCAAGTATCTGGGTGGCGGTTATCCGGACGCCAAGGCGGCGCTCGACGATGCCGCAAGCCAGATCGCCTCGGCTACCGGCCTGCCGATCGAAGAGTAA